The stretch of DNA GTTGAGTTAGCCTGCGCCGTTGGAAACACCAATAAATCAGCAATATTTACATGAGGAGGCCGCGAAATCACAAAGTAAATAATTTCTGCAATGTCTTTAGCTTGTAAAGCTTTAAAACCGTTGTAAACAGAACCTGCAATTTTATCACCTTTAAAACGCACTTGGGAGAATTCGGTTTCCACAAACCCAGGATTTACAGCTCCTACTTTTATTCCAAATGGATTCAAATCTATGCGCATCCCTTCTGTAATAGCTAAAACGGCATGCTTACTAGCGCAGTAAACATTTCCTTTTGGATAAACCTCTTTGCCTGCCGATGAACCTATATTAATAATATGTCCGGATTGGCGGGTTGTCATTTGTGGAATAACAGCTTTACTTACATATAATAAGCCCTTTACATTAATATCCATCATAGCGTCCCAGTCATCAATATTTCCTTCATTTATGGTGTCTAGACCATGTGCATTACCAGCATTGTTGATTAAAATGTCAATGTTCTTAAAAGCATCCGGGAGTGATTCGATGGCTTCAAGCGTTTTTGCTTTATCGCGTACATCAAAGTTTAAAATATGAACATTAGTCAATCGGTTTAATGCCTTTTGGATGGTATTTAGACGTTCCAAACGTCTTCCACACAATATTAAATTAATACCATGTTTTGCAAATTCATAAGCAGTGGCTTCGCCAATGCCGCTAGTTGCTCCTGTAATTAGGGCTGTTTTTTTCATCTTTTCAACATAATTAAAAGACATCTTATCAGACCTTTTGCAGGTTATATGTCTTTTTTAGCAATTCACGTATAAAAATACTTAAAACAGGTTTAATATCGTATTATTGACTTTAAATTATTATTAAACTCTGACTATGAGTTTGTTGCGGGTGATTAAGAATAGCAGTTTTAAGTTGTATTTAAATTCATGGTGATAGACCGTAGCTTTAAAATATAGAATATTATATGAGAATCATAAATAAGCTAAAATCAGCCATCCTTTTTTTGATAATTATATCTCTTTTTGGATGTAATAAATCAGAATCAGAGAATTCAAATAATACAAGTTTATTGGCGCCAACTATTACTATTAAATTGGTAGATGAGTCTGGAGACTTTGAAGAAGTAAATGTTGAAGTTGTTGATGTTATGATTAAAATGGATGACAACAGCGACGATGAAAATGGGTGGATATCACTTAATTCAAATCAAAAAATTATAAACTTACTTGACCTTACCGGAGGCGTTCATGAAGTTTTAGTAGATAAATTTCCTATCCCAACCGGAACCTTAAAACAGATAAGATTGGTATTGGGAGACAATAATACCATAGTTATTAAGAATGATTTGGATGTGGGAGATACACATGATTTAAAAACACCAAGTGCACAACAATCTGGTTTAAAATTAAAAGTAGATACCCTAATAGAAGAAGGCTTTACTTATGATTTTGTTATAGATTTTGATGTTGATAAATCTGTTATAATTGCAGGAAAATCAGGAAATATTAATTTAAGGCCAGTAATGAGGGTGACGACAGAAGTAAGTTCTGGAATTATAGAAGGGTCTGTGTCTCCTTCTGATGAACCAGCAAAAGTATCTGTTATAGATACTAAAGGAACACCCGAAACTGAAGATGACGAAGTGATATCGGCTTATACTAATTATACAGGGCATTTTGCGCTTTGGGGCGTTCCTACCGGAACGTATGAGGTTGTTGTAACACCCGTAGATTCAAACTCTAAGTATAAAGTAACTACTATTCCAGATATAGAAGTGGTTAATGGAGAAATTACAGTTATTGAGCCTGCGATAGAATTAGCATTGAAAGTAGGGGCTATTACTGGTAAAATACTTAATGAAAATGTTGTAGTGACGGTTTCTATAATAGTAGATGGTGTTGAGGAGAAAGCAGATACAAATCAAGAAGGTGTATTTCTTCTTGAAAACGTTCCAATAGGTGTGTATAAGATTACATTAACACCCGCAGACGGATCTGGGTTAGCGGTAACAGAATTAAATAATGAAGAAGTGAAAGAAGATGAAACTAACGATTTAGGAGACATAACTTTGCCAGATGCGTAAATAATTTTTTTGTTCTAAAGAAATTTAAACATTAAGAGTAGCTTCTTTTGAAGCTGCTTTTTTCATTTTAACCAATTATTAACTGGGGTTATGGAATATTTTAACCAATCCTTAACAGGGATAAAAGAAAAATTTTAACAATTTGCATGCCTCAAATAAGCTTATTATATTCGGGCTTTAAAAAAATAAAGAAGATGCAAGAAACAGGTACAATTGATATTAAGACAATTAACGAGAAAATTGAAAAAGAAAGTGCTTTTGTTGATTTACTGATGCTGGAAATGAATAAAGTAATAGTAGGCCAAAAACATATGGTTGAACGATTACTTATTGGACTGTTAGGTCGAGGACATATTCTACTTGAAGGTGTTCCGGGATTGGCAAAAACATTAGCAATAAACACTTTAGCACAAGCGGTAGATGGGAGTTTTAGTAGAATACAATTTACTCCCGATTTATTACCTGCCGATGTAACAGGGACATTGATCTACAATATGAAGGTTAATGATTTCTCAATAAAGAAGGGCCCTATATTCGCTAATTTTGTATTAGCAGATGAGATTAATAGAGCACCTGCTAAAGTACAATCGGCTTTGCTTGAAGCAATGCAAGAAAAGCAAGTAACTATTGGAGACGAGACGTTTGTATTAGATAAGCCCTTTTTAGTTATGGCCACACAAAATCCGGTAGAGCAAGAAGGTACATACCCGTTGCCAGAAGCTCAGGTTGACCGTTTTATGTTAAAAACGGTTATTGACTATCCAAAGATTGATGAAGAACAAATGATCATGAGAGCCAACTTGAAAGGCGCGTGGGATAAAGTAAATCCTGTAGTGTCTGTAGCTCAAATATTAAAAGCTCAAGAGGTGGTTCGTGAAGTGTACATGGATGAGAAAATTGAAAAATACATTTTGGATATCATATTCGCAACACGCTATCCAGAGAAATATAAACTTGCAGATTTAAAACCTCTCATTTCTTTTGGAGCATCACCGCGTGGAAGTATCAATTTAGCAACCGCAGCTAAATGCTATGCCTTTATTAAACGACGTGGTTATGTCATCCCAGAAGATGTTCGAGCTGTTGTTTACGATGTATTAAGGCATAGAATAGGTATTACCTA from Flavivirga spongiicola encodes:
- a CDS encoding SDR family NAD(P)-dependent oxidoreductase, whose product is MKKTALITGATSGIGEATAYEFAKHGINLILCGRRLERLNTIQKALNRLTNVHILNFDVRDKAKTLEAIESLPDAFKNIDILINNAGNAHGLDTINEGNIDDWDAMMDINVKGLLYVSKAVIPQMTTRQSGHIINIGSSAGKEVYPKGNVYCASKHAVLAITEGMRIDLNPFGIKVGAVNPGFVETEFSQVRFKGDKIAGSVYNGFKALQAKDIAEIIYFVISRPPHVNIADLLVFPTAQANSTIVKKTN
- a CDS encoding DUF4382 domain-containing protein; protein product: MRIINKLKSAILFLIIISLFGCNKSESENSNNTSLLAPTITIKLVDESGDFEEVNVEVVDVMIKMDDNSDDENGWISLNSNQKIINLLDLTGGVHEVLVDKFPIPTGTLKQIRLVLGDNNTIVIKNDLDVGDTHDLKTPSAQQSGLKLKVDTLIEEGFTYDFVIDFDVDKSVIIAGKSGNINLRPVMRVTTEVSSGIIEGSVSPSDEPAKVSVIDTKGTPETEDDEVISAYTNYTGHFALWGVPTGTYEVVVTPVDSNSKYKVTTIPDIEVVNGEITVIEPAIELALKVGAITGKILNENVVVTVSIIVDGVEEKADTNQEGVFLLENVPIGVYKITLTPADGSGLAVTELNNEEVKEDETNDLGDITLPDA
- a CDS encoding AAA family ATPase; amino-acid sequence: MQETGTIDIKTINEKIEKESAFVDLLMLEMNKVIVGQKHMVERLLIGLLGRGHILLEGVPGLAKTLAINTLAQAVDGSFSRIQFTPDLLPADVTGTLIYNMKVNDFSIKKGPIFANFVLADEINRAPAKVQSALLEAMQEKQVTIGDETFVLDKPFLVMATQNPVEQEGTYPLPEAQVDRFMLKTVIDYPKIDEEQMIMRANLKGAWDKVNPVVSVAQILKAQEVVREVYMDEKIEKYILDIIFATRYPEKYKLADLKPLISFGASPRGSINLATAAKCYAFIKRRGYVIPEDVRAVVYDVLRHRIGITYEAEAENVTSEDIINKIVNEIEVP